From Carya illinoinensis cultivar Pawnee chromosome 5, C.illinoinensisPawnee_v1, whole genome shotgun sequence, one genomic window encodes:
- the LOC122310928 gene encoding type 2 DNA topoisomerase 6 subunit B-like isoform X1, with translation MGFASANVICLQLVSSAIQRCRLSGELCRLSVVVKCSPPSDPFLIRISISDTGVGSCLEEFQGFKFSRKSIGDEKWDGVLSVRTTGKCDNEVYHYQLNLKESASARRLTRLPSNPKNGVTFSGTEVILSMFESADALVAEINCFFQKMLMLKIPNVAYELVVENGDAPGSQCEHVFLANEPNPLPFSASNLECLKSGIEDYVLKHGYKKEHLKVGSGTAYCTEGHQNTGWMMDTVIVISEISEPTSSCFGTSGAKSEVIYFKDFSPCSVSQSSTKALTSIDWRSFGLTLKSIVNQGGHAFLEWEGLPPNTRIDIVLHSYHKQAIMPSAKQKIQLDRNLIKRAVKLALDDLKEKHAGVLLSAHALKISSYAPDLAKTIAGLILSSNDSGFQGECFSLLGLQCQGVGGEIVEDCIKEKIISVIEMNDRKSHERSEDVAPFLFEDECLQELNFQEDEYDEGVGFVFLASLYMRFSQLDQLDIVVKWVSTVQSL, from the exons ATGGGGTTTGCTTCCGCCAATGTAATCTGTCTGCAA CTGGTTTCTTCGGCGATTCAAAGATGCCGCTTATCCGGCGAGCTATGCAGGCTCTCAGTTGTTGTCAAATGCTCTCCACCTTCCGATCCTTTTCTTATTCGAATCTCAA TTTCAGATACGGGTGTCGGAAGCTGCCTGGAGGAGTTTCAGGGCTTTAAGTTTTCAAGAAAAAGCATTGGCGACGAAAAGTGGG ATGGAGTGCTATCTGTAAGAACTACTG GCAAATGTGATAATGAGGTATATCACTATCAGTTAAACCTAAAAGAGAGTGCTTCTGCCAGAAGGCTGACTAGGCTACCTTCAAACCCAAAGAATGGTGTGACATTCAG TGGGACTGAAGTAATTCTCTCCATGTTTGAAAGTGCTGATGCCTTGGTGGCAGAGATCAATTGCTTCTTTCAAAAG ATGCTCATGCTAAAGATTCCT AATGTTGCATATGAGCTGGTAGTTGAAAATGGGGATGCTCCTGGATCGCAATGTGAACATGTTTTTCTAGCAAACGAGCCCAATCCGTTACCTTTCTCAGCCTCAAATCTTGAATGTTTGAAGTCCGGCATTGAAGATTATGTTTTGAAGCATGGATACAAGAA GGAGCATCTCAAGGTTGGGAGTGGGACGGCATATTGCACAGAAGGCCATCAGAATACTGGATGGATGATGGACACCGTGATTGTGATAAGTGAAATATCAGAGCCAACCAGTAGTTGCTTTGGGACTAGTGGTGCTAAAAGTGAG gttatttattttaaagatttttcaCCTTGCTCAGTCTCTCAGTCATCTACGAAGGCATTGACTAGCATTGACTGGAGAAGTTTTGGGTTGACTTTGAAAAGTATTGTGAATCAAGGTGGCCATGCATTTTTGGAATGGGAAGGCTTGCCACCAAATACTCGCATAGATATCGTCCTCCATTCTTACCATAAGCA GGCCATAATGCCATCTGCGAAGCAAAAGATTCAACTTGATCGAAATCTCATAAAAAGAGCAGTGAAACTTGCATTGGATGATTTGAAGGAGAAGCATGCGGGAGTTCTTCTAAGTGCTCATGCCCTCAAG ATTAGCAGTTATGCCCCCGATCTCGCAAAAACAATTGCTGGCCTAATTTTGTCTTCCAACGACTCAGGCTTCCAGGGAGAATGCTTTTCTCTTCTTGGTTTGCAGTGTCAGGGAGTGGGAGGTGAAATTGTTGAAGACTGTATAAAGGAAAAGATTATCTCTGTAATAGAGATGAATGATAGGAAGTCCCACGAAAGAAGCGAAGACGTTGCACCTTTTCTTTTTGAAGATGAGTGCCTCCAGGAGCTCAACTTCCAAGAAGATGAATATGACGAAG GAGTGGGCTTTGTGTTTCTGGCCAGTTTGTATATGCGTTTTAGCCAACTGGATCAGCTCGATATAGTTGTAAAGTGGGTAAGTACCGTGCagtcactttaa
- the LOC122310928 gene encoding type 2 DNA topoisomerase 6 subunit B-like isoform X2 codes for MGFASANVICLQLVSSAIQRCRLSGELCRLSVVVKCSPPSDPFLIRISISDTGVGSCLEEFQGFKFSRKSIGDEKWDGVLSVRTTGKCDNEVYHYQLNLKESASARRLTRLPSNPKNGVTFSGTEVILSMFESADALVAEINCFFQKMLMLKIPNVAYELVVENGDAPGSQCEHVFLANEPNPLPFSASNLECLKSGIEDYVLKHGYKKEHLKVGSGTAYCTEGHQNTGWMMDTVIVISEISEPTSSCFGTSGAKISQSSTKALTSIDWRSFGLTLKSIVNQGGHAFLEWEGLPPNTRIDIVLHSYHKQAIMPSAKQKIQLDRNLIKRAVKLALDDLKEKHAGVLLSAHALKISSYAPDLAKTIAGLILSSNDSGFQGECFSLLGLQCQGVGGEIVEDCIKEKIISVIEMNDRKSHERSEDVAPFLFEDECLQELNFQEDEYDEGVGFVFLASLYMRFSQLDQLDIVVKWVSTVQSL; via the exons ATGGGGTTTGCTTCCGCCAATGTAATCTGTCTGCAA CTGGTTTCTTCGGCGATTCAAAGATGCCGCTTATCCGGCGAGCTATGCAGGCTCTCAGTTGTTGTCAAATGCTCTCCACCTTCCGATCCTTTTCTTATTCGAATCTCAA TTTCAGATACGGGTGTCGGAAGCTGCCTGGAGGAGTTTCAGGGCTTTAAGTTTTCAAGAAAAAGCATTGGCGACGAAAAGTGGG ATGGAGTGCTATCTGTAAGAACTACTG GCAAATGTGATAATGAGGTATATCACTATCAGTTAAACCTAAAAGAGAGTGCTTCTGCCAGAAGGCTGACTAGGCTACCTTCAAACCCAAAGAATGGTGTGACATTCAG TGGGACTGAAGTAATTCTCTCCATGTTTGAAAGTGCTGATGCCTTGGTGGCAGAGATCAATTGCTTCTTTCAAAAG ATGCTCATGCTAAAGATTCCT AATGTTGCATATGAGCTGGTAGTTGAAAATGGGGATGCTCCTGGATCGCAATGTGAACATGTTTTTCTAGCAAACGAGCCCAATCCGTTACCTTTCTCAGCCTCAAATCTTGAATGTTTGAAGTCCGGCATTGAAGATTATGTTTTGAAGCATGGATACAAGAA GGAGCATCTCAAGGTTGGGAGTGGGACGGCATATTGCACAGAAGGCCATCAGAATACTGGATGGATGATGGACACCGTGATTGTGATAAGTGAAATATCAGAGCCAACCAGTAGTTGCTTTGGGACTAGTGGTGCTAAAA TCTCTCAGTCATCTACGAAGGCATTGACTAGCATTGACTGGAGAAGTTTTGGGTTGACTTTGAAAAGTATTGTGAATCAAGGTGGCCATGCATTTTTGGAATGGGAAGGCTTGCCACCAAATACTCGCATAGATATCGTCCTCCATTCTTACCATAAGCA GGCCATAATGCCATCTGCGAAGCAAAAGATTCAACTTGATCGAAATCTCATAAAAAGAGCAGTGAAACTTGCATTGGATGATTTGAAGGAGAAGCATGCGGGAGTTCTTCTAAGTGCTCATGCCCTCAAG ATTAGCAGTTATGCCCCCGATCTCGCAAAAACAATTGCTGGCCTAATTTTGTCTTCCAACGACTCAGGCTTCCAGGGAGAATGCTTTTCTCTTCTTGGTTTGCAGTGTCAGGGAGTGGGAGGTGAAATTGTTGAAGACTGTATAAAGGAAAAGATTATCTCTGTAATAGAGATGAATGATAGGAAGTCCCACGAAAGAAGCGAAGACGTTGCACCTTTTCTTTTTGAAGATGAGTGCCTCCAGGAGCTCAACTTCCAAGAAGATGAATATGACGAAG GAGTGGGCTTTGTGTTTCTGGCCAGTTTGTATATGCGTTTTAGCCAACTGGATCAGCTCGATATAGTTGTAAAGTGGGTAAGTACCGTGCagtcactttaa
- the LOC122310929 gene encoding galactinol synthase 1 translates to MAPQDVFTGAVKAVSTLTTGYSKRAYVTFLAGNGDYVKGVVGLAKGLRKVRSAYPLVVAILPDVPEEHREILRSQGCIVHEIEPIYPPDQDQIQFAMAYYVINYSKLRIWNFVEYSKMMYLDADIQVFDNIDHLFDKPDGYFYAVMDCFCEKTWSHSPQYKIGYCQQCPDKVMWPAEMGSPPHLYFNAGMFVFEPSRLTCENLLEVLQITPPTPFAEQDFLNMYFQKVYKPIPLVYNLVLAMLWRHPDNVELDKVKVVHYCAAGSKPWRYTGKEVNMDREDIKTLVAKWWDIYDDESLDFKNENPVPEEDTFSRSSIMASMPEPTISYIPAPSAA, encoded by the exons ATGGCCCCCCAAGACGTGTTCACTGGCGCTGTCAAGGCCGTCTCTACGCTGACCACCGGCTACTCCAAGAGGGCGTACGTAACTTTCTTGGCCGGAAATGGCGACTACGTCAAGGGAGTCGTCGGTTTGGCCAAGGGTCTGCGAAAGGTCCGAAGTGCGTACCCTTTGGTGGTTGCGATATTGCCTGACGTGCCTGAGGAGCATCGTGAGATCTTGAGGTCTCAGGGCTGCATCGTCCATGAAATCGAACCTATTTATCCACCTGATCAAGACCAAATTCAGTTTGCTATGGCTTACTATGTCATCAACTACTCCAAGCTTCGTATTTGGAAC TTTGTGGAGTACAGCAAGATGATGTATTTGGATGCGGATATTCAAGTGTTCGACAACATAGACCATCTGTTTGACAAACCCGACGGGTACTTCTACGCGGTGATGGACTGCTTTTGCGAGAAGACATGGAGCCACTCTCCCCAATACAAGATTGGGTACTGCCAGCAGTGCCCAGATAAGGTTATGTGGCCTGCCGAGATGGGTTCTCCTCCTCACTTGTACTTCAACGCTGGCATGTTCGTATTCGAGCCTAGCCGTTTAACTTGTGAAAACCTTCTTGAGGTCCTCCAGATCACTCCTCCTACTCCTTTTGCAGAACAA GATTTCCTGAACATGTACTTCCAAAAAGTGTACAAGCCCATTCCTCTGGTATACAACCTTGTTCTTGCTATGCTATGGCGCCATCCAGACAACGTGGAGCTCGACAAAGTCAAGGTGGTGCACTATTGTGCTGCT ggATCAAAACCATGGAGGTACACTGGCAAGGAAGTTAACATGGACAGAGAGGACATCAAGACATTGGTGGCAAAATGGTGGGATATTTACGACGACGAGTCACTCGACTTCAAGAATGAAAACCCAGTTCCCGAGGAAGATACATTCTCAAGGTCATCAATCATGGCTTCCATGCCTGAGCCAACCATATCCTATATTCCTGCTCCATCTGCTGCCTGA